The Methanococcoides methylutens genome segment AATCGATACTTACGATAGAACGTGCTGCAGGCAGGTCATCTTTTGCCTTTTTGAGTATGGAACGGATCTCTGCCCATGAATAACCTTTATCTCTTGCATTCTCCAGAACCGCAAGCACCTGCTCGATGTTCTGATAGTGCTCATAGATCTTTTCTGCAATGGTGGTGTATTTTTCGGAGTCCTTCTCGAACTTTTTGATAGCTTCCTGCTGTTTGCGAAGCCTTCTTTCAAATACATCGACCTTTTCCTTCTTTTTAGCAACTACTTCCTCGATAACTTCCTCAGATGCTTTTTTGCCGAAGAATTCATCAAGGGCCTGATTGAAGGAGGGGAAATACTCCTTCTCCGCTTCAGAATACTGATCAAGCTCCAGAGGGACGACATCAATTGCCCCTAGTTCGCCTTTAATTTCCTTTTTGACTATACATGGTTTCAGCTTATGTTCCACAATTGGTGAGAACACGGCCTTTACAGATTCACAAAGTGCCTTTATATCATCTAGTGTGGCATCCTTTGCTGCTGTTTTCTTATCAACGCCTGCTCTCAGACAGACCTCTTCTGCAAGAACACCGCCGAGATTGTAACTGGTTGCTATGGTCCTGACAACATCCGCAGTTGAAGCTGCAAACAGATCTGCCATCCCGGCCTCTTCAACATCAAGCGGACTTAGCTGTGCTTCAGGATATTCATATATCTCACCACTGCGAACCCTGCGCCCCCTGAAGGTCACGGGATTCATTGGTAGAATGATCTTACGATCACTGTCAAGAAGAACTATATTACCTCTTGAGAACAGTTCACATACAAGTATTGTCTCAATACCACCACGGATCACACCGATCTCAATGATCCTGTCAAAGTCATACTGATTAACAGAAGTTATCCTGCCACCTGTTATATGCTTCCTCAATAACATCGGGAATGCATGGGGTAGTTTTGGGCTTGGACGCAAATACTTGCTCATGTGCGCTCTCTTGCCTGCCTGTATCACCAGATTGTCACGTCCTTTTCCGAATATGAAAAGATTAATCCTGATCTCACCCGGAACTGGCTGGTACACCTTGGCGATCTTTGCATCGATGAGAGAGCCTTCAACATCGACGTTACCAAGTTCGGATACAAGAGCAGCAACATCTGCACTCGTCATCTCCTGCTTCATAGATGCTTATAGAGTTCGACCGGACTTAAGGTTTATCCATATTGACAGCACCTGACAACAACAGGTTGAAGTAATAAAGAAATAGGATTAACACATCAATTGGTTGGAGTCTTAAGCAGACAATATTATCAGGAAACAAGCAATGAACTTTAAGACAAAGTATTTCCTCAAGTCGAAATTCCAGGAATACTACAAGACAGCGCAGATACATATCCCATCCAGACTGGAAGCTCGCGAATGGGGATTCATCTCTTTTGACGAGATGCCGGAAACCGTGATGAGAAGACATAAGTCATTTGGATCACGCGGAGAGGTTGAGGAATACCTTGCAGGCATGGCACCTGCACATGCATACCATTCTGTTGCATACTATACGTACCCCAGTGCACCTACCATGAAAGAGAAGCAATGGCAGGAAGCAGACCTCATCTTTGACCTTGATGCGGACCACATACCCGGTGCACCCAACTCATATTCAGAAATGCTTGATCACGTCAAAAAGGAGACATTAAAGCTATATGACCTTCTGATAAATGATTTCGGATTCAATGAAGATGATATCAGGGCGGTATTTTCGGGCGGAAGAGGTTACCATTTCCACATAAGTGACCCGCGTGTTCGCTCCCTTGGAAGCGCAGAAAGAAGGGAGATCGTGGATTATATCAGTGGAAGGGGACTCAATATTGAGAAGATATTCTACAAGAAAGCGGTCAGCGGTGATGCAGGCAGTGAAAATGCCAGGATGAACATGCTTTCCCCGGAAAGCGAGGGAGGCTGGGGAGGAAGGATCAACAGATATCTTGTATCCTACCTCACCGATCTTGCGAGTAAGGAAGATGCAGAAGAGCTCTTCAGCGGTTTCAAGGGTATCGGCAAAAAGACCGCACAAAAGATGATAGATATATTAAGGGATGAAGCACAGGTCGAGTTGCTACGCAGAGGGAACATGGAAGCCCTTTCAAAAGTCAATAAGGATATTATACAGACCCTCGCATTGCAAGCAGTGAATGACATGTCTGCAAGTGTGGATGAACCTGTGACCGGTGACATAAAAAGATTGATACGCCTGGGCGGTTCCCTTCATGGAAAATCAGGAATGCGTGTTACGACACTGTCTATATCAGAGCTTGAGAAGTTCGAACCATTGACCGATGCTGTCGTGTTCTCGGACAAGCCGGTAAAATTAAAAGTGATAAGACCTTTTGCAGTACAAATGAAGGGTAATGACCTCTACATAGAGGAAGGTACACAGGAATTACCTGAATACGCAGCCGTGTATCTTATGTGCAGAGGTGCAGCAGAATATGGATCGTAATGAGCTCAAAAGCATACTCCGGGAAGAGAACAGTTCGGCTTTAAGGTCGTTGCCGAACGGGTTCTACCGTCTTGTGGATGATTATATCCATGAGCTTGAGGAAGAGATCCGAAAGATCAACAATCCACGCTCTGCTGAATCGAAGATACTGGAGGATGAGCTCCAGAGTGCCATCAATGATGTGGAGACCATATTCATCCGCAGGGTTCGAAAGGTCACTTCAAGGGCCACTTCCAATGCGTTCTCAAGCAGCTCACCAAGACAGGACCTTGACAAGCTTCTTCCTGCAGAACAGGCAGTCTATGAAGCAACGCTTTCGGCAATACAGGTAGCAAGGAACGGATTGCTCGAACCGATACTTGATCCTTCCTCTTCAATGCCCCCTGCAGAGGAGCGGGAAGCTACAGAACAGGAAGTATCCTCACAAGAAGTCACAGGTGAACCAGCTGCCATGGGAACAGCACAAGAAGCATCAGCATCAGCAATTGACACCGGTAACGATGTCAGGGACAAGACAGAGATAGCCAAAAGGAATATAAATGAAGAATACTTTGTTGTCCGAATATTGAAAGACCTACCGACATTCAATGCCGTAGATAAGCGAAATTATACTACTCATGCAGAAGATGTCGTTGTTTTACCCGCAATGAACGCAAATGTTCTGGTAAAACGAGGTGCTGCTCATCTTATCACAAAATAAAACATTCAACTTGATAAAAGGTGTAAATAATGAAAATTCCAAAGAGGTTCAGAACATATTGCCCATCCTGCAAAAAACATACTGAACACATTGCAGAGAGAGTAAAGAAAGGCAAGGCATCAGCTATGACACACATTGCCAGACAAAAGAAGAGGCAATCAGGCATCGGAAACAGTGGTAAATTCTCAAAGGTTCCTGGAGGAGACAAACCAACCAAGAGAGTACAGCTCAAATACCGCTGCGCCGAGTGCAACAAGTCACACCAGAGGCCATGCTTCAGAGCAAAGAAATTCGAGTTTAAGGAATGATAACAATGACACAACCAAAAAGCAGATTCTTACGCGTAAAATGCAACGACTGCTCCAACGAGCAGGTTATCTTCGGCAGTGCAAGCCGCAAGGTCACATGCCTCGTATGCGGAAGAACACTCGCAGAATCCACCGGCGGAAAGTCAACAATTACAACACATATCCTGGAAGTCCTTGAATAAAGTGGTGTAGAATGGATAATAATAACTGGCCAGAAAGCGGCGACTTTGTAGTTTGTACTGTAAAGAACGTAGTCGACTTTGGGGCCTATACCACCCTTGAGGAATACGGGGGTAAAGAAGGGTTTATCCATATCTCCGAGATCAAGGCCGGATGGGTCAAGTATGTCCGTGATTACGTAAGGGAAGGTCAGAAGATCGTCTGCAAAGTGCTGGACGTAGACCCTAACCGACGTCATATCGACCTTTCCTTAAAGGATGTCAACGAACACCAGAAACGTGCGAAGATCCAGGACTGGAAGAACGAACAGAAAGCCGAGAAGTGGCTCCAGTTCGTTGCTGAGGACACCAAGACAAGCGCGGAAAAGATGGGCGAAATAAGGTCCATTTTCATGGAAGAGTTCGGAAGCTGCTACACTGGCTTTGAAGAAGCTGCCATCAACGGCAAAGAAGCTTTTGAAGGCATGGCCATCAGCAAGAAGCTGGCCGCAAAGATAGCAGACATCGCTCAGGAAAATATTAAACTTCCATTCGTAGACATCGCAGGATACGTGGACCTTACCTCCTATAGCCCTGACGGGATCGATATTATCAAGAAATCCCTCAAATCAGCTACCAAGATCAAGAAAGATGATGATGTCAGGATAGACGTCACATATACAGGCGCACCAAGATACCGAATAAAGGTTATCGCACCTGATTACAAGACCGCGGAAGCTGTTTTGAAGAAAGCTGCTGAGAAAGCTATTGACTATATCGAAAAGAAGGAAGGAAAAGGAATTTTCCACCGACATATCGAATCAACAAAGGCGTGATGTTCCATTGGGAAACAAGATCCGAAGATGTACTCAATGCAATGTTTACACATTGAAAGAGAACTGTCCGGAGTGTGGAGAACCTTCCGGGAATCCACTCCCGGCACGATTTTCCCCGCTTGATCCCTATGGCAAATACCGCCGAATCTCCAAAAGGAGGGAAACGGAACATGCGTGAAACAACTGTGATCCGCCTTAAAGATGAGATCCAGCTAAACGACCCCATACTACTTGTTGGCCTTCCGGGAGTCGGGCATGTTGGAAAGCTTGTTGTCGATCACCTGATCGAGAAACTGGAAGCAGAAAAAATAGTTGAGATTTATTCCCCTCATTTTCCACCACAGGTAATGGTAAGCGAGGAAAGTACAGTCAAACTTGTCAATAACGAAGTGTACATTTGTAAGACTGACGAAAGGGACCTCGTACTTCTGGGTGGAGACCATCAAAGCACAACTACAGATGGTCATTATGAACTTGGAGGCATCTATATCGACCTTGCCGCCGAACTTGGCGTATCCAAGATATTCACTCTTGGAGGATACCCAACAGGCAAGCTGGAGCACACCGACGAGGTAATGGGTGCTGCCAATGATCTAGAGCTTATCGAGGAACTGAAGGAATTAGGCGTTACTTTCAAACCTAACGAACCCGGAGGAGGTATCGTAGGTGCATCAGGTCTTTTACTTGGACTCAGTAAGTTCAAGGACATGAAAGCTGCATGTTTGATGGGATTGACATCAGGATACCTGGTTGACCCGAAAAGTGCACAATCACTCCTGGCTATCTTAAGCAAGCTCCTGAACATAGAGGTCGAGGTAGATGAACTCGAAGAGCGTGCAAAGGACATGGAGAAGATCGTTGCTAACCTCATGGAAGCAAAGCAACAGCAACAGGGCGTATTGAGAGATACGGCTATTGAAGAAGACCTAAGATACATCGGCTAAGGTGGGAACATGCAGATCAATGCTGATCTCCACCTCCATTCTAAATATTCCATGGCTTGCTCCAATAAGATGGAGCTGCCAACCATTGCCGTAGAGGCTAAGAAAAAAGGCATCGACCTTGTGGCAACAGGCGACTGTATCCACCCGAAATGGCTCGATGACATTAAAACAGCAGCTATGGATGATGAGACAATTCTCATCAATGGTACTTATTTTATTCCAACTACAGAGATCGAGGACAAGAACCGCGTCCACCATCTCCTTATCCTGCCATCCATCTCAAAAGCCGAAGAGCTGGCAGAGACCATGTCAAAATATGCCGACCTTGCAGTCGATGGCAGACCCACGGTAAAACTCGACGGCAGTGAGATAGCACAGATTGCAAAGGACATCGGTGCAATGATCGGACCCTGCCACGCATTCACCCCATGGACAGCCCTGTATGCATACCACGATTCCCTCGAAAGCTGCTACGGTGACCTCACAGACTACATATCCTTTGTGGAGCTGGGCTTAAGCGCTGATACCGATTACGCAGACCGCATCAGCGAGCTCCACAGGCTGACCTTCCTGAGCAACTCGGATGCACATTCCCCCTGGTCCAACAAGCTCGCACGCGAGTTCACCAGATTCGAGGTACCATCCATCGATTTTGAAGGACTGGAAAAGGCAATCCTCCGCAAGGAAGGCTACAAGGCCACCCTGAACGTAGGATTCTTCCCGGAAGAGGGAAAGTACAACGAATCCGCATGCATCAAGTGCTTCACCCACTACAACCTTGAGGAAGCTATTCAGAATAACTGGCGATGCCCCCAGTGCAGGGGACAGGTCAAGAAAGGCGTATCTGACAGGATCAACGAACTTGCGGATCTGGAAAAACCGGTACACCCGGACCATCGCCCTGACTACCTCCACCTGGCACCCCTTGCAGAGGTCATCATGATGGCACTGGGACATGCCAGCATCACCACCAAAGGTGTAAGAACAGCATGGGAATCACTCGTGGAAAAGTTCGACAACGAAGTTACAGTCCTCCTCGATACCGACCCCGACCAGCTCGAGATCGTGGACCGGAGGATAGTGGATGCCATACTTGCATTCCGCAACGGCGAGGTAATCATCCACCCCGGAGGTGGAGGTCAGTACGGATGGATAGAGCTACCGGACTCAGAACACAAGCCAAAGGAAACGCCCAAAAGTAGCAAGAACCAGAGTTCCCTTTTCGACTTCTGATACACTTTTTCGACACATATATAACCCATAAACGCTTTCAGAAACAACAATGCCGGGGTGGCAGAGCGGACTAATCCAACGGTGAATTAACAGCCGCGGAGTCTATACGCGGCAGGCTCGAGACCTGTTTCTCCTAACGGAGTGCTTGGGTTCAAATCCCAACCCCGGCGTCTTATTTTAATGTACTTTTTTTGAGAGGACAAACTTCCACTGAGATTCAATCAAGCTTCCCATAATGGTTCTTCCACTTGTCAGCCCTTTTGAGGAACTCCTCATAGCCCTCTTTCCGGATGAACTCGATGGATTGCCTGCATTTCCCGCGGGAATAGCCCTTCGTGTACCATTCCTGAACGATCTCACAGGACTCCCATTCCGAGCAATCGGCACATGTCTCATACTTCTTATCCCTGAAACAGCACAGCTTGATCTTGCACTTCGCCCTGTTGATGTCACGTCCCCCATCTTCATAGCCCAGCTTACATCCGTGGCAGTTCTTGTTCTTTAATTCGCGACAGGTCCTGCAATAAGCTCCACAGCAACCGATCTCAATTTTAGACATTGACCTTAACTTCCCAGATCCCGAATTAATATCACAAATCATTAAGAAACACGATTATTAATAGATAACCAACCACGATCCAGCCAAATTCCTTATATCCACAAAAGCTATTCCCGCATGAAAACGAGGGAAAAAGCGTGAAAGGATGGATCTTATACAAACATTCCGAATTGGAATTAAAACCTGAAACATACGAGATCAATCGTCTTCTTGAAGTTGCTGAAAAGAACAATATTGAAATGAAGGTGTTAACACCGGAACAGTTCGAACTCATTGTCACAAGAGATGATCGCAAAGGCGTTCTTTTAGACGGGGAAACGGTCTCATTGCCTGATTTCATTCTTCCCCGAATGGGAGCAGAAACATCATATTTTGCACTGGCTATCATAAGACATCTGGAAAGACTTGGAGTACATACCTTCAATTCATCCAACAGTATTGAAACAGTAAAGGACAAGCTATACTCCCAGCAGATACTTGCAGAGGCGGATATCGCATTCCCAAAGACCATGCTTGCAAAGCATCCCATTGATGTGAACCTTGTTGAAGAACAATTTGGATTCCCGTTAATTGTAAAAACACTTTCAGGGTCAATGGGAAGTGGCGTATTCCTTTCCGAGAACAAGTCCAACTTCATAGACCTGATGGAGCTCATACGTTCAACAAGGAGCAACGTTAATTTCATCATTCAGGAATTTGTCAAATCCAGTATGGGACGTGATCTTCGTGTGATCATCATTGGAGGACGTGCCGTTGCCTGTATGGAAAGAGTCGCCCAGAAAGGAGATTTCAAAGCTAACTTCTCAAGAGGAGGAATGGTCAGATCCTTTGAGATGACACCGGAAATTGAATGGTTAGCTACCGAAACTGCAAAGGTCTTTGGTCTTGAGATCTCAGGGATAGACCTTCTCTTTGACGGAGAACACTTCAAGGTCTGTGAAGCGAACTCATCACCAGGCTTCGAAGGAGTGGAAAGCTGCTGTGATAAGGACATAGCACAGGAAATGTACGACTTTATCAGGGTAAGGCTCGGAATGTTCCCGGAAGAAGAATAAGAACTCAAAAGAAAGAAGAAGAGGCTCTGAAAAAGAATGAGGTTTCCTTAAAACCTCACCCCATCACGTTGTCCATAGTGAACTCAAAGGTATCCGTCACACCGTTCACATCCACCGTATAGACACCTGCTTCAAGACCATACACGTCCAGAGGGATGTTCACCTCAAAGGGTACAAGTGCCTGTGTGCACATGGCATCTGCCGGCCTCTTGGTCTTCAGGGCCACATTAAAGGTGTTCCCATCCCTTGTGACCTCGATGTTTTCTTCATCGATTACAGTGCATCCGTCAGGAAGGTATCCTGTTGCACCCACACTAACCTGCAGCGGGAATGACTCCATCATGAAGATCTCGATGTCATCGACCATTGCATCACGAATGATGTATTCGGTGTCATCAACGTCGGTGATTGGATCATCCCCATCAGCGTCATCCTCGCTGTCATGTTCACCTGAAGCAAGGACAGTTACGATCATGCTGAATGTATCCTCATCGCCGGTTGTATTTTCCCAGGGCCTCTTGTAGATCGCAGAGATCTCGTAGGTTCCTTCGGTTTCTGCCTGAAGCTTCCATTCATGGATGCCACCTGCTCCCACCAGACCTTCATCTTCCGGAGCAATAAAATCGTCTCCGATCAGTTTCAGACCTTCAGGGACCGTGAGGTTCCAGGAATAACCTGTTGTCGGGTTTTCTTTAAGTTTCAGCACAATGAGATCATTTTGTTCCATTGTGACCTCACTTGCATTTGCATCCTCAGTTAACACTGTCCCCGATTCAACGACCTCTACATCATCAGTAAGATCAATATTTCCATTTTCTGTGCAGCCCATTGAAAAAGCAGCCATTGTAACTGCCACGATGGTTATCAGGACCAGAATGCCCATACCTATATATTTTGACATGATAATTTATCTCCTGTATCTATGCAAATGAATAACTCGTAGCTATATATCCATTACTTAAGCTACGAATTGACCCGAAGTCATCCAATAACGATTATACAGTAAGGAGAATACAAAACCTCATTTATGGAGGCGCTTCTGGACAGCTTCACTGGTAAGCTCTTTTAGTGCATCAGTCCCTATCCATCTGGCACTGGCAAGATTCGAACCGGTAAGTCTTTGTGACACTTCAATAGCTTTTTTGTTCAGCTCGATATTACGTTTGCCGATCTGCCTTAAAGCCCAGTTAACTGCCTTCTTCACAAAGTTCCGGGCATCCTTAGATTCCCTTTCAATTATCGGTAAGAAATCCTCGAAAACGGAATCATTCGCCTTTTTGTCCGCCACAGCCATCCTTGCCATGAGGACAAAACCCGAGCGTTTCACGAACTCCTCTTTCCGGGAGCTCCACTCGATGGCTTTCCTGTAAGAGTGAGGGGTTTTCTGGAAGAGGTTCATACAGCACTGGTCGCATAGCTCCCAGTAGTCAAAGTCACTGACCCAACCCTCCATCTGTTTTTCCGTAACCTGCTTAGGATCATCCACCATGGAAGCGAGGATCATGGTCTCCCTGTACCCCTTATCCCATAGCATGAGAGCCAGTTTGTGATCCTTACCGGTCTCTTTTGCAAGATGTCTGAGCTCCGGAATTGATACACCATAGCACTTTTCAGGCGTGATCCAGAAATGTGCCATGCCCCCTATGGCCTCGGGATCGCTCATACCTTCCAGTTTGGATATGATATCATCAAAGATCTCTTCTGTTGTACCCACACGAACATTCCCCATGTTTTCAAATATTCATATAGTACATTGCAGGTATGCTTCTTAAATATTATTAGAGGATACTTTTTTATTAAGTAAAAAGGGGAAAATATGAAAGGCGAAATAAGTAAACTGGTTACATTCATCCTGATAATACTGTTCGCAACAACAGCCCTTGCATCAGAGAACGCCGGGAATGATGCGAATACGATCGTCAACATAGATGAGATATACAGCACCATTGATTCCTGTGACATCACACTTTCATCTTCTTCAACAGTAGAAGACCTCACCCTTGAAGTACAGCTTATGCGTGAAGGCAGTATCATCGACAGTGCCACCATCTCCATAGATAGTATCAACATGAATTCCAGGGTCATAAAGATCATCCAGTGGGATACAAAGACAGCAGAGGATGGTGCCTATGATATACATGCGCAGGTCCTTAACGATGAGAAGGAGCTCATTTCCACAGAATATGAGTTCGTTCACGGCAGGCAGGTGATTCCCGAGGTGGTGATCGAAGGCACCATTGCCAATTCTGAAGGCGTGACAGCGGTCATCAGGCCTGTTGACGCAACTCTTGTAGATATAGAGTACATGCTCGTGGACGGTTTTGATGTCATCTACCTTGCAAAGGACGAAAAAGTATCCGTACATACGACCCCCCTTACGGTCCATAAGAGATGGAACACCCTTCTTTTGAACAATAAGGAATACACCGGACTTGTAAAGGTCAGGCCATCCAGTGAAAAGACCGCCATTGTGGTAACAGACATTTTCACTTCAATGGATGATGCAAAGATCACCGATGTGTACAAGGATGAGATCGGTGCAAGTGCTACCATTGAAGGAAGTTCACAGGTGCCCTTTGACGGGTATGTGCAATTCACAGCCTATGATGAGAACGGGGAGAATGTTGTCGAATCCGCCATCATGCGATCACCCATACTCCTCACAGAAGATGACGAGACCGTAGAAGCCATCTGGGATAGCAGGCTCACGGAAGGCAAATACAAACTTGTTATCGAGATCATAGGCAATGACGGGAACGGGCTCGACATCCGGGAAACCATTATCGATGTGGAAGAAAGTGCAACAATATCGAACAATGTTCCTGAAGAAGCAGAAGATGACAGCAGCATACCATCATTC includes the following:
- the rqcH gene encoding ribosome rescue protein RqcH yields the protein MKQEMTSADVAALVSELGNVDVEGSLIDAKIAKVYQPVPGEIRINLFIFGKGRDNLVIQAGKRAHMSKYLRPSPKLPHAFPMLLRKHITGGRITSVNQYDFDRIIEIGVIRGGIETILVCELFSRGNIVLLDSDRKIILPMNPVTFRGRRVRSGEIYEYPEAQLSPLDVEEAGMADLFAASTADVVRTIATSYNLGGVLAEEVCLRAGVDKKTAAKDATLDDIKALCESVKAVFSPIVEHKLKPCIVKKEIKGELGAIDVVPLELDQYSEAEKEYFPSFNQALDEFFGKKASEEVIEEVVAKKKEKVDVFERRLRKQQEAIKKFEKDSEKYTTIAEKIYEHYQNIEQVLAVLENARDKGYSWAEIRSILKKAKDDLPAARSIVSIDSAEGFVVVDLDGVNASINIRKTVPQNAQIYYDKAKKLSKKRDGALRAIEDTKVAMQKREKKVSKRRKAFFKKHWYDRFRWFFSSDGFLVVGGRDADTNEELVKKYMEKRDIVFHTQVPGAPITIIKTEGKDVPETTLEEAARFVVSYSSIWKAGQFSGDCYWIKPEQVSKTPESGEYLKKGSFVIRGERNYYKDVPVGVAVGLELGAETRVIGGPVSAIARSGKYVVELLPGKFNQNDIAKKVYRIYVDELKDPSFVKQVASPDSIARMLPPGESDIKK
- the priS gene encoding DNA primase catalytic subunit PriS, whose protein sequence is MNFKTKYFLKSKFQEYYKTAQIHIPSRLEAREWGFISFDEMPETVMRRHKSFGSRGEVEEYLAGMAPAHAYHSVAYYTYPSAPTMKEKQWQEADLIFDLDADHIPGAPNSYSEMLDHVKKETLKLYDLLINDFGFNEDDIRAVFSGGRGYHFHISDPRVRSLGSAERREIVDYISGRGLNIEKIFYKKAVSGDAGSENARMNMLSPESEGGWGGRINRYLVSYLTDLASKEDAEELFSGFKGIGKKTAQKMIDILRDEAQVELLRRGNMEALSKVNKDIIQTLALQAVNDMSASVDEPVTGDIKRLIRLGGSLHGKSGMRVTTLSISELEKFEPLTDAVVFSDKPVKLKVIRPFAVQMKGNDLYIEEGTQELPEYAAVYLMCRGAAEYGS
- a CDS encoding 50S ribosomal protein L44e — translated: MKIPKRFRTYCPSCKKHTEHIAERVKKGKASAMTHIARQKKRQSGIGNSGKFSKVPGGDKPTKRVQLKYRCAECNKSHQRPCFRAKKFEFKE
- a CDS encoding 30S ribosomal protein S27e, which gives rise to MITMTQPKSRFLRVKCNDCSNEQVIFGSASRKVTCLVCGRTLAESTGGKSTITTHILEVLE
- a CDS encoding translation initiation factor IF-2 subunit alpha — translated: MDNNNWPESGDFVVCTVKNVVDFGAYTTLEEYGGKEGFIHISEIKAGWVKYVRDYVREGQKIVCKVLDVDPNRRHIDLSLKDVNEHQKRAKIQDWKNEQKAEKWLQFVAEDTKTSAEKMGEIRSIFMEEFGSCYTGFEEAAINGKEAFEGMAISKKLAAKIADIAQENIKLPFVDIAGYVDLTSYSPDGIDIIKKSLKSATKIKKDDDVRIDVTYTGAPRYRIKVIAPDYKTAEAVLKKAAEKAIDYIEKKEGKGIFHRHIESTKA
- a CDS encoding RNA-protein complex protein Nop10; translated protein: MGNKIRRCTQCNVYTLKENCPECGEPSGNPLPARFSPLDPYGKYRRISKRRETEHA
- a CDS encoding proteasome assembly chaperone family protein, with protein sequence MRETTVIRLKDEIQLNDPILLVGLPGVGHVGKLVVDHLIEKLEAEKIVEIYSPHFPPQVMVSEESTVKLVNNEVYICKTDERDLVLLGGDHQSTTTDGHYELGGIYIDLAAELGVSKIFTLGGYPTGKLEHTDEVMGAANDLELIEELKELGVTFKPNEPGGGIVGASGLLLGLSKFKDMKAACLMGLTSGYLVDPKSAQSLLAILSKLLNIEVEVDELEERAKDMEKIVANLMEAKQQQQGVLRDTAIEEDLRYIG
- a CDS encoding TIGR00375 family protein, whose translation is MQINADLHLHSKYSMACSNKMELPTIAVEAKKKGIDLVATGDCIHPKWLDDIKTAAMDDETILINGTYFIPTTEIEDKNRVHHLLILPSISKAEELAETMSKYADLAVDGRPTVKLDGSEIAQIAKDIGAMIGPCHAFTPWTALYAYHDSLESCYGDLTDYISFVELGLSADTDYADRISELHRLTFLSNSDAHSPWSNKLAREFTRFEVPSIDFEGLEKAILRKEGYKATLNVGFFPEEGKYNESACIKCFTHYNLEEAIQNNWRCPQCRGQVKKGVSDRINELADLEKPVHPDHRPDYLHLAPLAEVIMMALGHASITTKGVRTAWESLVEKFDNEVTVLLDTDPDQLEIVDRRIVDAILAFRNGEVIIHPGGGGQYGWIELPDSEHKPKETPKSSKNQSSLFDF
- a CDS encoding ATP-grasp domain-containing protein — protein: MELKPETYEINRLLEVAEKNNIEMKVLTPEQFELIVTRDDRKGVLLDGETVSLPDFILPRMGAETSYFALAIIRHLERLGVHTFNSSNSIETVKDKLYSQQILAEADIAFPKTMLAKHPIDVNLVEEQFGFPLIVKTLSGSMGSGVFLSENKSNFIDLMELIRSTRSNVNFIIQEFVKSSMGRDLRVIIIGGRAVACMERVAQKGDFKANFSRGGMVRSFEMTPEIEWLATETAKVFGLEISGIDLLFDGEHFKVCEANSSPGFEGVESCCDKDIAQEMYDFIRVRLGMFPEEE
- a CDS encoding protease inhibitor I42 family protein → MSKYIGMGILVLITIVAVTMAAFSMGCTENGNIDLTDDVEVVESGTVLTEDANASEVTMEQNDLIVLKLKENPTTGYSWNLTVPEGLKLIGDDFIAPEDEGLVGAGGIHEWKLQAETEGTYEISAIYKRPWENTTGDEDTFSMIVTVLASGEHDSEDDADGDDPITDVDDTEYIIRDAMVDDIEIFMMESFPLQVSVGATGYLPDGCTVIDEENIEVTRDGNTFNVALKTKRPADAMCTQALVPFEVNIPLDVYGLEAGVYTVDVNGVTDTFEFTMDNVMG
- a CDS encoding DNA alkylation repair protein, which translates into the protein MGTTEEIFDDIISKLEGMSDPEAIGGMAHFWITPEKCYGVSIPELRHLAKETGKDHKLALMLWDKGYRETMILASMVDDPKQVTEKQMEGWVSDFDYWELCDQCCMNLFQKTPHSYRKAIEWSSRKEEFVKRSGFVLMARMAVADKKANDSVFEDFLPIIERESKDARNFVKKAVNWALRQIGKRNIELNKKAIEVSQRLTGSNLASARWIGTDALKELTSEAVQKRLHK